From a region of the Cenarchaeum symbiont of Oopsacas minuta genome:
- a CDS encoding LVIVD repeat-containing protein has protein sequence MDTDPIAVTNLTIASNGNGNIHAREGQNVTITLTTDGTDIENVTGVILGRAFTTVTNSNGSATFTGLVISGDNGNATFSITVTNSSRNNVTITQEDITDTSFVTTDTTNPTITLNGEDTIVILQNSIYIDAGAIANDTSYGIQNITGIGTIDTSTIGIHTLSYKAPDDHAGNIGSTITRTVFVQETPNFDLRDYVGVTSLIIQSNNTNNEYAKLGDQITITLTANSTIGSITRAEIASSSATSSIASNIVTISKTVTLLDADTNNASFTITVTNKDNTTSSTFTNADLTGLPLVIDQTAPIITLYGANNTVIIQNSTYIDPGAISIDTSYGTQNITGTGTIDTSTIGIYTLSYKTPDDLAGNVGPTITRIIDVQDHISIALSDIHYKFGATLVGNITDSAEYPILDGANSIIAAQINGSTYALVTAHFDNGIQIIDITDPFDPSPVINITDIVEFSTLYVPSSITIAQINGYTYALVTVAAANGIQIIDISNPYSPSPVANVTDGEYYTELGGAFSITTTQINGSIYALVAAPTDDGVQIIDISNPYSPSPVASVTDDEYYTVLDIAVSITTAQINGSTYALVAARGDNGVQIIDITIPSEPEPRANITDSAEYPKLHGARSITTAQINGSTYALVAALTDHGVQIIDITDPFDPSPVANITDSAEYPVLDSASGITTAQIDGSTYALVAADGDDGVQIIDITIPSKPDPAANITDGAEYPKLDGAISITTIQINGSTFALVAAQNDDSVQIIKLGDVPIGTTTPLLINSSNGAYASVGDIVTVKLNINATITSYITNIISSEFIPAVTTNGSSLDATITIPSTPIEEYATFNITVANSLGASLDITQENLPSNPNIFVDTISPRISLVNSTSFDIIRDTIDLAIPGATVQDGDPNYSGNYTVTTNGTLDTSLVGSTVLYTYTADADAAGNLGDNVTRIVTIVNPDPITVTNLTITSNGNGNIHAREGQNVTITLTTDGTDLENVTGVILGRAFTTVTNSNGSATFTGLVVSGDNGNATFSITVTNSSGNEITVTQDDITDDTFVTTDTIKPVITLTGNTVITIFQNDSYVELGSSISDSGNPTYTGTVSTTSIDTSILGIQNITYTGTADAAGNTPDAVNRTITIQAKPLDVTSLTIQSDNANNAYAKLGDQITATLTVNGTIGTVTLAEIESSTVTPSTTTNTVTINKTVTSSDADTNNASFTITVTNEDNTTTITFTNADLTGSPLVLDQTAPIITLYGANNTAIIQNSTYIDPRAIAIDTSYGTQNITGTGTIDTSTIGIYTLSYKTPDDLAGNMGPTITRIIDVQDHISIALSDIHYKFGASPVTSITDSAEYPVLDEANSITTAQINGSTYALVIAHLDNGIQIIDISNPYSPSPVANVTDGVLDGVSSITTAQINGSTYALVTAFLDDGVQIIDISNPYSPSLVANVTDGVLDGARSITTAQINGSTYALVTAFLDDGVQIIDISNPYSPSLVANVTDGVNYTELHGAYGITTAQIDGSTYALVTTLFDHGVQIIDISNPYSPSPVASATDGVLDGVRSITTAQINGSTYALVAAFFDDGVQIIDITIPSKPDPVANITDSVEYPVLNGASSITTAQIDGSTYALVAAVTDNGVQIIDITIPSKPDPVANITDGAEYLKLNGTIDITTTQINGSTFALVVAENDDSVQIIKLGDVQIGTTTPLLVNSSNGAYASVGDIVTVKLNINATIASYTTNITNSESTQTVTTNGSSLDASITIPSTPIEEYATFNITVANSLGASLDITQEDLPSNSNIFVDTISPRISLIGSANHTIIVNATDPIIPGAIVQDGDPNYSGTYNVTKNGTLDTSTIGSTVLYTYTADADGAGNPDQSTTRTVTVVDAEPINITALTITSNGNDNIYAKEGQIVTVTLTTDGTDLGNVTGTILGGNLTSTSIDNGTATFTGIVESGDNGNATFSITVTNSSRNQITVTQDNITDDTFVTLDTIKPVITLNGGVITIFQNDPYVDPGSSISDSGNPTYTGTVSATLLDTSILGVQNITYTGTADAAGNIPDAVNRTITIQAKPLGVTSLTIQSDNANNAYAKLGDQITVTLTVNGTIGSIISVNVGSTLPSFSIANDTVTFNQTITSSDTDTNNTSFSIIVVNEDNKIASVFTNTDLTGSPLVIDQTAPIITLYGANNTAIIQNSTYIDPGAIAIDTSYGTQNITGTGTIDTSTIGIYTLSYKTPDDLAGNVGPTITRIIDVQDHISIALSDIHYKFGASPVTSITNSTEYPVLDGASSITTAQINGSTTASKMLRVIYWMLKESKEFESNYS, from the coding sequence GTGGATACAGATCCAATCGCAGTCACAAATCTAACCATTGCAAGCAATGGTAATGGCAACATCCACGCAAGAGAAGGTCAAAATGTAACCATCACATTGACCACAGATGGCACAGACATTGAAAATGTCACAGGTGTCATACTCGGTAGAGCATTTACAACAGTAACAAATTCAAACGGCTCTGCTACATTTACAGGTCTAGTCATATCAGGGGACAATGGCAATGCCACATTTTCTATAACTGTAACAAACTCTAGTAGAAACAATGTTACCATAACACAAGAAGACATTACTGATACATCATTTGTCACAACAGATACAACAAATCCAACCATAACACTCAACGGTGAGGACACTATTGTCATACTACAAAATTCAATATATATAGATGCAGGAGCTATAGCCAATGATACATCATACGGTATACAAAATATTACAGGTATTGGAACAATAGATACAAGTACAATAGGCATCCATACTTTATCATACAAGGCACCTGATGACCACGCAGGCAATATAGGTTCCACTATAACAAGAACCGTTTTTGTACAAGAAACCCCAAACTTTGATCTACGCGATTACGTGGGTGTTACTAGCCTGATAATTCAAAGTAACAATACAAACAACGAATACGCCAAACTAGGTGATCAAATTACCATAACTCTAACTGCAAACAGTACAATTGGATCTATAACTAGAGCAGAGATTGCATCAAGCTCTGCAACATCTAGTATTGCAAGTAACATTGTGACGATCAGTAAAACAGTAACATTACTAGATGCTGATACAAACAATGCATCTTTTACCATTACAGTTACCAATAAAGATAATACAACCTCGTCTACATTTACCAACGCAGACTTGACAGGCTTACCACTCGTGATAGATCAAACCGCTCCAATCATAACACTCTACGGTGCAAACAATACTGTCATAATACAAAATTCCACCTATATCGACCCAGGAGCCATATCTATTGATACATCATATGGGACACAAAATATTACAGGTACTGGAACAATAGATACAAGTACAATAGGCATCTATACTCTATCATACAAGACACCTGATGACCTCGCCGGCAATGTTGGTCCTACCATAACAAGAATCATCGACGTACAAGATCATATATCGATTGCATTATCGGATATACATTACAAATTTGGAGCAACTCTGGTAGGAAATATAACAGACAGTGCAGAGTATCCAATACTAGATGGAGCGAACAGTATCATCGCCGCCCAAATAAATGGTTCCACTTATGCTCTAGTGACAGCACATTTCGATAATGGCATTCAAATAATAGATATCACAGATCCTTTTGACCCGTCTCCAGTAATAAATATAACAGACATTGTCGAGTTTTCCACTCTATATGTCCCGTCCAGTATTACTATCGCCCAAATAAATGGTTACACATATGCTTTAGTGACTGTTGCTGCTGCTAATGGCATTCAAATAATAGATATCAGCAACCCTTACAGTCCATCTCCAGTAGCAAATGTAACAGATGGTGAATATTATACTGAACTAGGTGGTGCATTCAGCATTACCACGACCCAAATAAATGGTTCCATCTATGCTCTAGTGGCAGCTCCTACTGATGATGGTGTTCAAATAATAGATATCAGCAACCCTTACAGTCCATCTCCAGTAGCAAGTGTAACAGATGATGAATATTATACTGTACTAGATATTGCAGTCAGCATTACCACCGCCCAAATAAATGGTTCCACCTATGCTCTAGTGGCAGCACGAGGTGATAATGGTGTTCAAATAATAGATATAACAATTCCTTCCGAACCAGAACCAAGAGCAAATATAACAGACAGTGCAGAGTATCCAAAACTACATGGAGCAAGAAGTATTACCACCGCCCAAATAAATGGTTCTACCTATGCCCTAGTAGCAGCACTTACTGATCATGGTGTTCAAATAATAGATATCACAGATCCTTTCGACCCGTCTCCAGTAGCAAATATAACAGACAGTGCAGAGTATCCAGTACTAGATAGTGCGTCTGGTATTACCACCGCCCAAATAGATGGTTCTACTTATGCTCTAGTGGCAGCAGATGGTGATGATGGTGTTCAAATAATAGATATAACAATTCCTTCCAAACCAGATCCAGCAGCAAATATAACCGATGGCGCAGAGTATCCAAAATTAGATGGTGCAATAAGTATTACCACCATCCAAATAAACGGCTCTACTTTTGCTCTAGTGGCAGCACAAAACGATGATAGCGTCCAAATAATAAAACTTGGCGACGTACCAATTGGAACAACAACCCCTCTATTGATCAATAGCAGTAACGGTGCATATGCAAGTGTTGGAGATATTGTAACTGTAAAATTAAACATAAACGCAACCATCACATCATATATTACAAACATTATAAGTTCTGAATTTATACCAGCTGTGACAACAAATGGCAGCAGCCTTGACGCCACTATAACAATTCCATCTACTCCAATAGAAGAATATGCAACATTTAACATTACAGTTGCAAACTCGCTTGGTGCCTCACTTGATATAACACAAGAGAACCTACCATCAAACCCAAACATCTTTGTAGATACAATATCACCTAGAATATCCCTAGTTAACTCTACAAGTTTTGATATAATCCGAGATACCATAGACCTGGCCATTCCAGGTGCAACTGTGCAAGATGGTGATCCAAATTACTCTGGCAACTATACTGTTACCACAAATGGTACACTCGATACAAGTCTAGTCGGCTCTACTGTTCTCTATACATACACTGCCGATGCAGATGCGGCAGGCAATTTAGGCGATAATGTAACTAGAATCGTTACCATAGTAAACCCTGATCCAATCACAGTCACAAATCTAACCATTACAAGCAATGGAAACGGCAACATCCACGCAAGAGAAGGTCAAAATGTAACCATCACATTGACCACAGATGGCACAGACCTTGAAAATGTCACAGGTGTCATACTCGGTAGAGCATTTACAACAGTAACAAATTCAAACGGCTCTGCTACATTTACAGGTCTAGTCGTATCAGGGGACAATGGCAATGCCACATTTTCTATAACTGTGACAAACTCTAGCGGAAACGAGATCACCGTAACACAAGATGACATTACTGATGATACCTTTGTCACAACAGATACGATAAAGCCAGTCATAACACTCACAGGTAATACTGTCATCACTATATTCCAAAATGACTCATATGTAGAATTAGGCTCTAGTATATCTGATTCTGGAAACCCCACATACACTGGAACCGTATCTACAACATCCATAGACACCTCGATACTTGGCATACAAAATATAACATACACTGGTACAGCAGATGCAGCAGGTAATACTCCAGATGCTGTAAACAGAACCATCACAATCCAAGCAAAACCACTAGATGTTACCAGCCTGACAATTCAAAGTGACAATGCAAACAATGCATACGCCAAACTAGGTGATCAAATTACCGCAACTCTAACTGTAAATGGTACCATTGGAACTGTAACTCTAGCAGAGATTGAATCAAGCACTGTAACACCTAGTACTACAACTAACACTGTAACGATCAACAAAACAGTAACATCATCTGATGCTGATACAAACAATGCCTCTTTTACCATTACAGTTACAAATGAAGATAATACAACCACTATTACATTTACCAATGCAGACCTGACAGGCTCACCACTCGTTTTAGATCAAACCGCTCCAATCATAACACTCTACGGTGCAAACAATACTGCCATAATACAAAATTCCACCTATATAGACCCCAGAGCCATAGCTATTGATACATCATATGGGACACAAAATATTACAGGTACTGGAACAATAGATACAAGCACAATAGGCATCTATACTCTATCATACAAGACACCTGATGACCTCGCAGGCAATATGGGTCCTACCATAACAAGAATCATCGACGTACAAGATCATATATCGATTGCATTATCGGACATACATTACAAATTTGGAGCATCGCCGGTAACAAGTATAACAGACAGTGCAGAGTATCCCGTACTAGATGAAGCAAACAGTATCACCACCGCCCAAATTAATGGTTCCACATATGCTCTAGTGATAGCACATTTAGATAATGGCATTCAAATAATAGATATCAGCAACCCTTACAGTCCATCTCCAGTAGCAAATGTAACAGATGGCGTACTAGATGGTGTAAGTAGTATCACCACCGCCCAAATTAATGGTTCCACATATGCTCTAGTGACAGCATTTCTTGATGATGGCGTTCAAATAATAGATATCAGCAACCCTTACAGTCCATCTCTAGTAGCAAATGTAACAGATGGCGTACTAGATGGTGCACGTAGTATCACCACCGCCCAAATTAATGGTTCCACATATGCTCTAGTGACAGCATTTCTTGATGATGGCGTTCAAATAATAGATATCAGCAACCCTTACAGTCCATCTCTAGTAGCAAATGTAACAGATGGCGTAAATTATACGGAATTACATGGTGCGTATGGTATCACCACCGCCCAAATAGATGGTTCCACATATGCTCTAGTGACAACACTTTTTGATCATGGCGTTCAAATAATAGATATCAGCAACCCTTACAGTCCATCTCCAGTAGCAAGTGCAACAGATGGCGTACTAGATGGTGTACGTAGTATCACCACCGCCCAAATTAATGGTTCCACATATGCTCTAGTGGCAGCATTTTTTGATGATGGCGTTCAAATAATAGATATAACAATTCCTTCCAAACCAGATCCAGTAGCAAATATAACAGACAGTGTAGAGTATCCAGTACTAAATGGTGCGTCTAGTATCACCACCGCCCAAATAGATGGCTCCACATATGCTCTAGTGGCAGCAGTTACTGATAATGGCGTTCAAATAATAGATATAACAATTCCTTCCAAACCAGATCCAGTAGCAAATATAACCGATGGTGCAGAATATCTAAAATTAAATGGTACAATAGACATTACCACCACTCAAATAAACGGCTCTACTTTTGCTCTAGTGGTAGCAGAAAACGATGATAGCGTCCAAATAATAAAACTTGGCGACGTACAAATTGGAACAACAACCCCTCTATTGGTCAATAGCAGTAACGGTGCATATGCAAGTGTTGGAGATATTGTAACTGTAAAATTAAACATAAACGCAACCATCGCATCATATACTACAAACATAACAAATTCTGAATCAACCCAAACTGTAACAACAAATGGCAGCAGTCTTGACGCCTCTATAACAATTCCATCTACTCCAATAGAAGAGTATGCAACATTTAACATTACAGTTGCAAACTCGCTAGGTGCCTCACTTGATATAACACAAGAGGATCTACCATCAAACTCTAACATCTTTGTAGACACAATATCACCTAGAATATCTCTAATTGGTTCTGCAAATCATACTATAATCGTAAATGCCACAGATCCAATAATTCCAGGTGCAATTGTACAAGATGGTGATCCAAATTACTCTGGCACTTATAATGTTACCAAAAATGGCACACTCGATACAAGTACAATAGGATCTACTGTTCTCTATACATACACTGCTGATGCAGATGGGGCAGGTAATCCAGATCAGAGTACAACTAGAACCGTTACTGTCGTAGATGCAGAGCCAATCAACATTACTGCATTAACTATAACAAGCAATGGCAACGACAACATCTATGCAAAAGAAGGTCAAATTGTAACAGTCACTTTAACCACAGATGGTACAGACCTTGGAAATGTCACAGGTACCATACTCGGCGGAAATCTTACTAGTACTAGTATTGACAACGGCACTGCTACATTTACTGGCATAGTTGAATCTGGAGACAATGGCAATGCCACATTCTCCATAACTGTAACAAACTCTAGCAGAAACCAAATTACCGTAACACAAGATAATATTACTGATGACACCTTTGTCACACTAGATACGATAAAGCCAGTCATAACACTCAACGGTGGCGTTATCACTATATTCCAAAATGACCCGTATGTAGACCCAGGCTCTAGTATATCTGATTCTGGAAATCCCACATACACTGGAACTGTATCTGCAACATTACTAGACACCTCGATACTTGGCGTACAAAATATAACATACACTGGAACAGCAGATGCAGCAGGTAATATTCCAGATGCTGTAAACAGAACCATCACAATCCAAGCAAAACCACTAGGTGTTACCAGCCTGACAATTCAAAGTGACAATGCAAACAATGCATACGCCAAACTAGGTGATCAAATTACAGTAACTCTAACTGTAAATGGTACCATTGGAAGTATAATTTCCGTAAATGTTGGATCAACCTTGCCATCATTCAGTATTGCAAACGACACTGTAACGTTCAACCAAACAATAACATCATCTGATACGGATACAAACAACACCTCTTTTAGCATTATAGTTGTCAACGAAGATAATAAAATCGCGTCTGTATTTACCAATACAGACCTGACAGGCTCACCACTCGTTATAGATCAAACCGCTCCAATCATAACACTCTACGGTGCAAACAATACTGCCATAATACAAAATTCCACCTATATAGACCCTGGAGCCATAGCTATTGATACATCATATGGGACACAAAATATTACAGGTACTGGAACAATAGATACAAGTACAATAGGCATCTATACTCTATCATACAAGACACCTGATGACCTCGCTGGTAATGTCGGCCCCACTATAACAAGAATCATCGACGTACAAGATCATATA